GGATTTTGAAAGCTTTGCCACGGAAGAGCTCCGCTACTATCATAGAGAACGAGATTCCCGGAGTCGAGGAGACTAACGCCGGTCGCGTTAGCTGCGTCTCGGCTCCAGACTTCCTGACCGTTCGAGTCGAAAAGTGAGAGTTGGCCGGCCTGGGTGAGGTGGAGGGTCGACTTTGCTGGCACCTGCACCGGATTGGTGTTGTTGGTGGCGAACCAAACGACAACTTGCGGTGAGGTGTTATTAAACCACACGGCGAGAAGGAAAAGGGAGGAGTCGGTGTCGAGGGGCCAGAAGCCGAACGCAAAGTCACCGGATGGAGAGAAGATGGAGGAGTTGGGCCCCGACGAGCTGAGATTGGAGCCCACAGTCAGGTTCTGATAAGATCCTGCCACGACTAATGAGAGCCCTCGgtcaaggaggaggaggaggaggaggaggagaaatagAAGAGAAGGGTTTGTTGCATCCATAACCATGtttagtggtggtggtggtggtggtggtggttctTCTCTTCCTTGGGTGTGGAGAGAGTAGGGTGTTGGAAAGATATTATAGAAGGCTAAGCCCATTGTTGACCGTTGACTAGCCGTGGGCTGCGGGGACGACTTTGACTTGAAGTCAACAATCAAAAAGTAGTGGAGAACAACTGACGCGTGAAGTTGACAACAACTGACGCGTGAAGTTGACGTAACTGGAAAAATGCACAAGACACCCTAAACTTTATCTCTTTTGCTAACAAATAACCGAACGTTTAATTTTGGCGATTAGACTCTCGGAATTTTATCAATCAGCTTCAACATGATAATCAAAGAAtatacattcttttcttttttttttttgaggagaaAATAGTATGTtacccatttcgtttatttcttttaaaaataaacttatctaaaaatgtgaatcaattagaattcaaatttgaaatctcagGTACTAAccactaaggcttagtttgatattgaagtCTATtaaacgctattagataaaatggagttgatgAAAATGTATCGTAACCGATTCATCACGATAtgtggaacgcaatattacgtacggaaacagacaagatattttttcaacgtactttttcaccgcacgtaacACAATCTTCCCGCATTCCCAAACGAAACCTAagttctttaccacttgcgctagggacggttggttCAAAGAATATACTCAATATTAGGGGTATTGAGTAGTGGTTTCCCTGCAATTCCACGGTCTTCTATCGACCATTCAAAACGTAGAATCTGAGAGgccttaaattaaaatttcaaactagtaaatgtgatttgaaatttggaccggaactgggcccgggcctaaacaaCACCTCTCCCGATAGGTCGTGTAAGTGCTGGACTTTGGATATTCGAATAATAACTTCGGGTTTGGGTCGAGTTTAAAATTTAGGCCTAAAAAAATTTCGGACTTAAATTTGGACATGTCCAAGCCCAGCTCTGGTCCGACCCAAAAGcttgatatattatttactaTTACCAACTAACTAGATAtatttagataaatatatatatttatctatacaaagaactaaaaatatatactatattatataagttaaacttcaaataccacccctgtatttttgcgctttctcactttaataccgtgtggtttaaagtgtatcattttagtatccagtgatttcatttttttttcttcccgtCAGTACTTCTGTTAACtctctattaaattatatacgaaaaacttcagatatctcatctatagtttatcgaatatttactttagtaccctgtggtttaccgaatttttactttagtgctctgtatttttaactttgtcattgatttaatgaaaaaaattaatgtaagaAATAACTGAAAGAAACAATtgaaatcataggatactaaagtgatacaatattttaaactataagggACTAAATTAATGATGTGGTCCAATTttcccctatatatatagagagaaaaaaagagacaagTCTAAACATGTGACACCCCAAAAATTCCATATCACTGAAAAAGGAattataattagaaatatacagtccaaaaattttaatactaataaTTACACTTAATTATTTTGGGTTATTGATTTGGATCCAAATTGTTATTAGTATTAATAGGCTGAGTCGAATTTTGAATTGTCGAACCGAACCAACTAATTTCGATTTTAACAATTCAATTTGGCGTTTCTTTCTAGTTTTAAATCTTTAAATGGAATCGAACTGAAAGAATCGATGCTCCTCACTCCTAACAACTCACAAAGGAGAGGGATATACAGTGCTCACCAATATGttacatatataaaaacaatTATTAAGTTTTTGAAACACAACAGATGTCTTTCATATATTTAACATAGAATCGGAGAAAGAGGTTCTGAATTCAAGTCATGTCAGGCTCGTCATATAATtgattttctcctatttaattcaagtttacTTATCAcgaatttatcaaaaattttcaaactcaTATGCAAAGggaagtgttgaatataaaaatataaaaatattgttctccaccaacttaaatttttatagaacaacGATTATTTTCAGATATTTAATGCAATGGTGATGTAAAATTGTTTATAATAAGTGTTTCGCTTTAAGATTAGTGGTGGACACTGAGACATGAAAGGAACATAGAAGGTAGGAATAGTTCCTCCACAAACCAAGCAAGGCTAAgaataaaagtgaaaaatagaaTAACTCTTCACAATTTGATTCTTGATGTTTCGTGAATATATAATAACGAACTTGTAGATATCAAAGCAGAAGTTTCCATTTGAAAATTTCTCCTAAACTACTGTTTCTACTATAGCAAAAATTAGGctgctaataaaatattaattaaaaagttattaatGCTTCTTTATACAGTCATACGCAAGTGACACTACCACATAGGCTACAACAAATCGAAtaagctcaaaaaaaaaaagagaaaaaagatatGACACGACGAATTCATCGTGCGGTTTCTCTTCGAAATTGAAAGTAATTTCATTATATGTTTTTTGTTCTTCATTGTAAGGAGAGGATGAGTTGTTTGATATTTCTCTATGAGTGGGTTACAATTGCAAGAACTATGGTATAGAAATGTAGACATGTTAAGTACATTTCGAAGAAGTTACACGATTGAACTGATGTAAGAAGAAGGATTAGGCAGAACAGGGACTGCGACCGCGCCCTCGAGCATCTGAGCCACCTTCCGCATTGACGGCCTCAGCGACGGCTCCTCCAGAATGCACCAGATGGCTACCGTTACAAATCTCTCCACTCTCGTCACATCGATCATCGCCTCCTCGTTGCCGTCCACCAGGAGGTCCAATCTGCCATTCCTAAAGCAATCGTGAGCCCAATACGCAAGCACTGCTGCCTCCTCGGTCGCCGCCTCCGTTTGAACATTCTTTCTGCAACATATGATCTCCAGCAACAATACGCCGAAGCTGTACACGTCAACCTTCGCGGTGACCGCCGAGTTCTTGAACCACTCGGGCGCGACGTACCCTTTGGTTCCTCTGATGGCCGTGTTGGTCCGAGTCTGGTCGGCGCGAAGGAGCTTCGCGAGCCCGAAGTCTGATATCTTGGGGATGAAATCATCGTTGAGCAGTATGTTCTGAGACTTTATGTCGCAATGAATGATCTGAGTAGTACAATCCTCATGCAAGTATGAAAGACCTCTTGCGATCCCCATTATTATTTGGGCCCTTTTGTTCCACTCGAGCCGAGTGCTTCCAAAAAGAAAGCTTGTTAGCGAGCCATTGCTCATGTACTCGTATACCAGCATTCGATGGTTCCCCTCGTTGCAGAATCCGAGTAGCTTGACTAGATTTTTGTGATGGGTTTGTGCGATCGACCTCACCTCATTCGTGAACTCCTGCTCGGATTCCTTGGCCGCCGCTCGATCCAGCTTCTTCACGGCAATGGCCATGTGGAATCCCGCGGCTAAGGCCCCTTTGTATACTATGCCGAAGCCTCCGCTGCCGAGCTCTTCTCGAAAGTTGTCGGTGGCTTCTTCCAATTCTTTGTATGTGAAGACTCTTAGGTTTGACCCCAACATGGTCTGCTCTATTTGATTCTTGTTATCTTTTGTGCGGTtgcagaaggagaaggagacGATAGGGGCAGCGATCATGATGAGAATGTTGAGAAATCCGGAGCTACCGAGGAGGACGGAGATGACGAGGATTAGTGTGCTCCGATCTTTCTTCTCCGTAGTTATCGTATTCGGCGATCCGTGGGTAGGTAAGGAAGTATTGGTTTTGGGCACTTTGATAAGAGCCTTCCCCCCTACTCTCATCCCTTGCCCACCGTTGGTTAACGGCATCTTTATCTTCCAACAGTCCAACCCCCGAAAGACCGCCGCACTACACATGCAATCGGCTAGGCATAATGCTCGACAGGTGTCTTCGTCGGTCGGTGTGTAGTGCGCATAGCTATTGCCCGGCCAATCCGTGGTTGGCATCTCATTGAACATGTACTGGTTGCTCTGGTACTCGTCGTAGCTCTGCACAGTGAAATCTGGTATGCAGCCTAAGTACGTACGATTTGTATCGATGAACTTGTATCCTAACACGCACTTACAATTGAGCCGCACTGACTGATCGTCGTCGAAGTTGCAGTATGCATTGAACCCGCAGGCGCCACCGCCATCGTCAGCCTGGATCGTTTGGCAAGGGTTGGCAGGAAACATTCCGACGACAGTCCATGTGTTGGTTAACCCgctattattgttgttgtttttg
This window of the Ananas comosus cultivar F153 linkage group 19, ASM154086v1, whole genome shotgun sequence genome carries:
- the LOC109725210 gene encoding G-type lectin S-receptor-like serine/threonine-protein kinase LECRK2 → MPIGPPIPNTTKHYNSSSTHLARSITRSRTATRPPSPQLPYTPTDYYERATLDPDGALRLYVYPKNNNNNSGLTNTWTVVGMFPANPCQTIQADDGGGACGFNAYCNFDDDQSVRLNCKCVLGYKFIDTNRTYLGCIPDFTVQSYDEYQSNQYMFNEMPTTDWPGNSYAHYTPTDEDTCRALCLADCMCSAAVFRGLDCWKIKMPLTNGGQGMRVGGKALIKVPKTNTSLPTHGSPNTITTEKKDRSTLILVISVLLGSSGFLNILIMIAAPIVSFSFCNRTKDNKNQIEQTMLGSNLRVFTYKELEEATDNFREELGSGGFGIVYKGALAAGFHMAIAVKKLDRAAAKESEQEFTNEVRSIAQTHHKNLVKLLGFCNEGNHRMLVYEYMSNGSLTSFLFGSTRLEWNKRAQIIMGIARGLSYLHEDCTTQIIHCDIKSQNILLNDDFIPKISDFGLAKLLRADQTRTNTAIRGTKGYVAPEWFKNSAVTAKVDVYSFGVLLLEIICCRKNVQTEAATEEAAVLAYWAHDCFRNGRLDLLVDGNEEAMIDVTRVERFVTVAIWCILEEPSLRPSMRKVAQMLEGAVAVPVLPNPSSYISSIV